Proteins from one Mesotoga infera genomic window:
- a CDS encoding MetQ/NlpA family ABC transporter substrate-binding protein has product MKKLLLVLVLLGLVLAFGAEKIKVGATPVPHAEILEIVKGDLAALGYELEIVVFNDYVLPNIALSTGELSANYFQHVPYLVSFTTQRGIKGLISVKAIHVEPMGFFLKKPLESLEAGDKIAIPNDPTNEGRALILLHNNGLIQLKDPTKLESTVRDIESNPRKLDFVEIEAGFIPRVYTDDKTVVGAVINTNYALTINLNATKDAEFIEGAESPYANIITIREADKDKDWVKALVSVLTTEKVRNFINEKYGGAVVPVF; this is encoded by the coding sequence ATGAAGAAACTGCTGCTGGTATTGGTTCTACTGGGTTTAGTTTTGGCCTTCGGGGCGGAAAAGATCAAAGTCGGGGCGACTCCCGTTCCTCACGCAGAGATACTGGAGATAGTGAAAGGGGATCTGGCGGCCCTCGGGTACGAGCTCGAGATAGTCGTGTTCAACGACTACGTGCTTCCGAACATAGCGCTCTCTACGGGGGAGCTGAGCGCCAATTACTTCCAGCACGTGCCGTACCTGGTCTCCTTCACTACCCAGAGGGGAATCAAGGGACTGATATCCGTTAAAGCGATTCACGTTGAGCCAATGGGCTTCTTTCTGAAGAAACCTCTGGAGAGCCTGGAGGCGGGCGACAAGATCGCCATTCCGAATGACCCCACCAACGAGGGGCGCGCGCTGATACTTCTCCACAACAACGGTTTGATTCAACTTAAAGACCCCACAAAGCTGGAATCTACGGTGCGCGACATCGAGAGCAACCCGAGAAAACTCGATTTTGTCGAAATCGAAGCCGGCTTCATTCCAAGGGTTTACACTGATGACAAAACCGTGGTTGGCGCCGTGATCAACACGAACTACGCCTTGACGATTAACCTCAACGCGACCAAAGACGCCGAATTCATCGAAGGTGCTGAATCCCCGTACGCAAACATCATAACGATCCGCGAGGCCGATAAAGACAAGGACTGGGTCAAGGCGCTCGTGAGCGTGTTGACCACGGAGAAAGTGAGAAACTTCATCAACGAGAAGTACGGCGGAGCGGTAGTGCCGGTATTCTGA